In Thermanaerovibrio velox DSM 12556, the genomic stretch GACGCCAAGCTCCCCTCGGCAAAACCCGCTCACGATACCCAGGACCTTGTCTACCTCAAGGACCCTGTACGTATTGGCGTCACATATCAAAACATCTCACCTCTAAACTCTCTAGGAGAGCATCTGCGATCGATTAGCGATGTAACCCCGGCAACAAACCCCCATGCGGGACGATCTCAACGGCATCGAAAAGCCCCATAAGGAGATCCCGATGGGATGACACCAGGCTAAAAAACAAGCTCCGCTCCTCCCAACCAGGGGCTAGAAATGGAGACAAAGCCCTCCCAATTGCAAAAAATAGCAACACCAGGATGAGCAGTTTGGCAGCTCCAAATGCACCGCCAAGGAGCCTATCCAACAAGGACAGCTTGGCCTTGGAAACTATGGATCTAACAAGCCCCCCCAAGACCCGGCAAACCAAAACACATAAACCTACAACCCCGATGAAGGATAGGACCGGGCACACAAAAGGCGGGATGTCAAAACTAACCAACAGGGACACAACGGGTTTGGAAAAGCGAACCGCCAGGACAAAACCCAACAGCCATCCCAACAGCGAAGCCAGCTCCGCCACAAACCCCCTAAAAACACCCCTAAGTATCCAAAACCCCCCTACCAAGGCGAGGGCCCAGTCCAGGGGGGATGATAACATCACGGTCACTCCAAGTCCCCCTCCACCAACCTTTCAAGATCACCCAGAAGCTTCAACAGCTGGCTTGAAAGGGACATGGAGGCCAAGAAAAGCCTCTCGTCCTGACTAAGGGAGGGATCCAACGAGTCCACCAAGGATCTCACAAGCCCTGCCGCCTCCTGGACCTCCTCCTCTTCCAAGGACGTAACTATAGGGTACGACTTCTTTCCCACCAACAGGACGAGACGACGCTCCATGGTACCCCCTTGGGGCTACTGACGACCCGCAGGATCCTCGGGGAGCAAGGATCTTATCTTGCCGAACAAGTCACCCATCCTCTGCTCCTGCTGCTGAAGCTCCTTCTGAAGTGCCGTCTTTTCCCTTTCCAGCTGTTCTACCGTCCTCTGCATCTCCTTTTTAACCCTGATCAACTCAAGGTCCTTCTCCTGAAGCTGAGACTTAAGGGATGCCACCTCCGACAAAGCGGAATCCCTCTCCTTCTGCAGAAGGGATATCTTCGCCCCCAGGCGATCTACCAAACGCTCTATCTGCTCAAACTGCTGGCTCATGGCGAATAGTCCTCCTCCTTCCACTTTACCTCAGTGTATATCCCCTGTCCTGGAGCTTCTGCCTTAAGGTAAAATGAACCTGGTCTACCTCATCATCCCGCAGGGTACGCTCGGGGTGACGATAAACCACGGAAAAAGCCAAGCTCTTAGCCCCCTCAGGCCAACCCCTTACCCATGTAGACATCGAAAAGCTCCACCGCAACCGCCAGCTGAGGATCCATAAGCTGGCGGATCGCATTCTCAACCTGAACCGCTGGGACATCGGAGGCCACCATTATCGCCATATCCCTGCTAACCGAAGGGAACCTGGAGGAACCGCCAAACTTAGGCAGCTGGCCATTTAAAATGCCGTCCATGTTAAGCTCGAAGACAAAGGCCCCTTCATCCACCCCAAGCTCCCTTTCAATTGAGGGCTTCAACCTGCACAGGAAGCCCACCTTCACGCCGCCTACGATGATGTGAGCGGTCTGCCCAGCATGCCCAAACGGTTCCCTTCCCCTGATCCAACTCGCCTCTACCCCGCACAACTCCAGCATAGCAGCCACGTCGGACTTGACGGTAAAGAAATCCTCTCGAACCCTTTCCCCATGGACAGACCGGGTGTCCTTCCCCACAAACACCAAACCAGCTATGTGGTGATCCTCTCCCTGTGAAGAGAACACGTTACCCGTCTCAAACATCCTTATGGGTTTCCTCCACCCAGAGCTTAGGTTCCCCTTAAGGCCTCTTATCAAACCCACGACGATGAGCGGCCTCATCATTAGATGCTCCCTGCTTATAGGATTGACTATGCACGGAGATCCCTCGTGGGGAACACCCAACGCTCCCAACTCTTCAGGAGATGTAAAGCTGTACGTCACAACCTCTACATATCCCCTCGATATGGCTAACCTCCGCAGGGAGTTGGACAGCTCAAAATCCCGGGGGATAACACCCCTGCCCCTTAGGTTGCCGGGGATCCTGGGCTCCACCAAGTGGTACCCCCTAACTCTACCGACCTCCTCGATTAGATCTTCCTCCCCCTCCACATCGCTCCTCCAGGAGGGAACAGAGAAGACGGCGTGAGAGGGCGACAACTCCTCCCCTTTAAAACCAAGGGCCTCCAAGATGTCACAGGCCTGCTCCAGTGAATCCATAAGGAGAACCCTTTTAAGCGACGAAAGCCTAAGGGATATGCGGCGATCGATACGGAAATCCTCCTGGTGCTTAAGGAAGCCTCTCCCCACTACCACAGCCCCTCCCTGGGACATCTTCCCCAAAGCGTACAGGGCTGCAGCCTCGCTGGCTCCCCAGTCAACCGACCGGCTGTACCGAAACGCCGCCTGGCTGGTTATACCAAGCCTCCTGGATGTCACGCTGACCCGGGCAGGATCGAAGACCGCCGATTCCAGCAAGATCATCTTGGTGTCATGCTTAACCTCCGTCTCCTCCCCTCCCATGACACCGGCGATGGCGATGGGAATTCGGTTGCTGCAAATAAGGATGTCCTTATCCTGAAGCTCCCGATCCCTGCCATCCAGGGTCCTTATGGTTTCTCCGGAAACTGCTCCCCTCACTTCGACGGAGTTGGAGGGCAGACGGCCCGCATCGAAGGCGTGAAGCGGATGGCCGAACAACAACATCGCCAGGTTGGTGGGATCCACCACGTTGTTGAGGGGCCTCATGCCCGCCAGAACCAACTTGAGCCTGTCAAAGAACGGAGACTCCCCAACGAACTTGACTTCCCCAAAACCCAAAAGATACTTCCAGCAACCATCGTCAGAGACCTTGAGTTGAAACCTATTAGTCCAATCATCATCGGACCAGTTTATATCCGGCATCTCAACGGGCAAGAGATCAGCCCCTGTAAGGGCCGAAACCTCTCGGGCAACCCCAAGCATGGAACACAGGTCCCCCCTGTTAGGGGTTATAGAAAGGTCTAAGACCGGCTGATCCAGCTCGGCCCAATTGAGGAAATCCTCTCCCACCGGGGCATCCGAGGGCAGCCTAAGCAGCCCCCCTGATGAATCAAGCCCATCCAGCCCAAGCTCCTGGCAGGACAGCAACATCCCATGGCTATCAACCCCACCAAAGGGCCTGACCGAAAGCTCAGCCCCATCGAATATCCTAGCTCCAGGAGGGGCATAGGGGAAAAGCCCTCCAACCTCCACGTTGCGGGCACCCGTTACCACCGTGGCCTTACCAGAGCGATAGTTAACCGTCACCACCGAGAGGTTAGGCTTAGCTGGATGCGGCAAAACATCCTCCGCTTGAGCTATAAGGATACCGCTGGAAGCCCCTGCGGGGGCTATGACCTCCTCCACCTCCGTGCCAGTCATGGTGAGGCGATCCATCAGCATGTCCAGCGAAACGTCTATCCCCACAAGTTTTCTAAGCCATCCAAGATGTACTCTCATCGAACCATTCCCCCGCTTAAGTAAGAAAGATCCGCCTCAAAAAGGGGCCTCAAATCGGATAGGCCGTACTTCAGCATGGCTATCCTATCAACCCCCATGCCCCAGGCGAAACCACCGAACCTATCAGGGTCTACCCCACCACTCCTTAGAACGTTAGGATGGACCATGCCAGCACCCAGGATCTCAAGCCAACCGGTCCCCTTACAGACCCGGCATGACGGATTAGCTCCACCACAAACGACGCATTCCACGTCCATCTCTATAGATGGTTCAGTGAAGGGGAAATAACTGCCCCTGAATCGAGATTTAAGGGGCTTCCCAAATATGGAGTCCACGAATACCTGAAGGCACCCCTTTAGGTCCGCCACTGATACGTCCTCGTCAAGCAGGAGACCTTCAACCTGGTGGAACATGGGGGAGTGGGTAGGATCGCTATCCCTTCGGTAAACCCTTCCTGGTATCACTATCCTGAGGGGGGCTCCCATAGACAACATGGAGCGAACCTGCACCGGCGAGGTATGGGTTCGAAGAAGTCTGTTGTCCTCAAGGAAGAACGTATCCTGCATGTCCCTTGCGGGATGGTGAGCCTTAAAGTTGAGGGCTTCAAAGTTATAGAAGTCCGTCTCTATCTCCGGCCCCGTGGCCACCGAGAAACCAAGGGACACGAATATGGAGACGATCTCCTCCATAGTCTGAGCCACAGGATGGAACCGGCCAAAAGGACGTCCAGCACCAGGGAGGGAGACATCTAGGACGTTGCTCCCCTCTTCCTGAACTTCCCTTATCCTAACGAGGTCCTCCAGCCTCTCCTTAGCCTGGAGTTCGCACTTGTCCTTAATTACGTTTAACTCCCTACCAACTCTAGGCCTTTCATCCTTAGGCACATCCCCAAGGGACCTCATCAGAAGCGTGAGAGCACCCTTGCGCCCAAGGTACTTAACCATAACAGCCTCCACATCCTCTGGGGCCCTTGCTAAGGCCAGCTCATCTTCCAAGGCCATTTTAATCTCAAAGGCCTCGGCCACAAGATCCCTCACATCCCTCACCCTTCCCTGCTTAACGTGTTCATGAAACGGGCGACATCAGCATCCTTGCCAGCTATCCAAAGCTTGTCCATGGCTAGGACCTCGGTGTCTCCCCTTGGGACGTATCTCTTGCCATCCCGTTCAGCGAATAATACCAGAACTCCGTAGCGTTTTGTAAGGTCTAGGTCCCTCAAAGACTTTCCGGCCAGACGGGCTCCTTCGATCTGGGCTATGGTTATCTCCGAGTCACCCCCTACGTGGAAGTAGCTCATCCAAGGGCGTACTATCTGATCCGCTATGACTATACCCATCTCCTTCTCCGGGTAAAAGACCCTGGCCGCTCCTACCCTTTCCAATACCTTGGCGTGAAGTGCATTGGTCGCCCTGGCCCAAACCGGCACCCCGAGGTCCTTTAATATGGCAGTGGTTAGAACGCTGGCCTCAAGTCCCTCTCCTATTGCTACCACTGCAAGGTCCACTTCCTTGGCTCCGACCTTCATCAAGGCCTCTTCATCGGAGGAATCTAACTGGGCCACGTACTCCAGATCGTCTGCCAAGGCCTCAACCCTGGCCCGAACGCGGTCAACCCCTATGACCTTATGTCCTAGCTCAGTAAGCCTAAGGCACAGGGACTGCCCAAAACGTCCAAGCCCCACGACAAGAACTGTTTTCTTCTCCACCACAAGACCTCCCCTCAACCTATTGGCATGTTAATCCCAGGCAAAAGGACTCTGCCGGGGACATGCCGTCTAAAAAGGGAGTACATGAAGGTTACGATACCAACTCTACCCCAATACATCAGCAATATCAAAATAAGCTTCCCCTCCGGAGTTAGCTTTGATGTGATCCCAAGAGAGAGGCCCACTGTGCCCATGGCGGAGAACGCCTCGAAGATGAGGGTCGACGTGGGAAGCGGCTCAAAAACGGTCAGCAGGCACACTGCAATAAATATTGCCAATGTATAGAGCATTGATACGGTGAGGGCCTTCCTTTGAAGCCTCGAGTCCACGCTTCGCCCCTCCAGTCTCACCTCTCCAAGACCCCTTACCTCGGAAACGCAACTGGCCCATAGCACCGCCAAAGTAGTGGTCTTAACTCCACCTCCCGTGGAAGACGGACTAGCTCCCACCCACATGAGGAAAACGGTGAAAACCAAGGACAAACCGGAAAGGGACGTCATGGGCAACGAGTTAAACCCCGCAGTTCTTGGGGTCACGCTGTGAAAGACCGCGTTCATAACCTTCTCAGAGAAGGGCATCCCCCTCATGGCACCATTAAACTCACTCAAAAACAGCAAAAGGGATCCAAGGACTATGAGCCAAAAGGTGGACTTTAGCACCACCCTAGAGTAGGGGGATGGCCGCCATCTTCGGAGCTTTACGCACATTATGACATCATCAACCACGGGGAAGCCCATCCCCCCTACAACTATAAGCAAGGTTATTGGTATCATCACAAGGAAGTTGCTGGAGAAGTCCACAAGGCTGTTCGAATAAGGGGAGAAACCGGCATTACAGAAGGCGCTTATCGAATGAAACACCGCCATATAGGCAGCTCGGCCCACAGGCTCTGTTTGAAGAAACCCCAGGAACAGCGGAACGCTCATCAAGGCTTCAGCAAACAGGGATATCACAAACACCCTTATGAGCAGCTTGACCGCCCCTTGCGGTGTATCAAGGCCCATGCTGCCAGCCCATATCAACCTCCCCTTGATGCTTATCCTGGCCCCTAAAACCACGGCAAAGGCGGTGGTGGCGGTCATCACTCCAAGACCGCCTATCTGGATGAGCATCAATAAAACCACCTGGGAGGCCGTTGGAAGATCCCTCCCAATATCTATGGTAGAGAGTCCCGTAACACATACCGCAGACGTGGATGTAAAAAGGGCATCCAAAAAATCTATCGGCATGGACTTTAAAATGCCTATGCTCCAAAGAGCAAGGGCTCCTGCCGCTATAAGCGACAGGAACCCAAACACAAGCCACAGCTCTGGTCTGAAAGAGCTATAAGATCTCATAGCAAAAGACCGTCTTTAACGGCCCAACGCCTCCTTAGCCTTGGAAACCAAAGCACCGAAAGCGTTAGCATCGTTAACTGCAAGGTCCGCCAGCATCTTGCGGTTAATCTCAATGCCACCCTTCTTCAGACCCGCTATCAAGGAGTTATAGCTCATGCCATGCATCCTGGCAGCCGCGTTGATACGAATTATCCACAGCCTGCGGAAATCCCGCTTCTTCGCCCTGCGGTCATGGTAGGCCTTGGAAAGGGCGTGCAGGAACGCCTCCCTGGCCCTGCGATATACGTTCTTCTTCCTTCCCCAAAAACCCTTGGTTATGCTGAAAAGCTTCTTCTGCTTCCTGCGGCTTGCGCTGGAGCCTTTAACCCTCATTTAGAGTTCACCTCTTCCCGGATTTCTTAGCTTACGCGTAGGGGAGCAGCTTCTTGACGTTCTCTCCCAGGGTTCCGCCCAACACGCCCTTCTGACGAAGCCGACGGCGACGCTTGGCGTTCTTACACTCCAGAAGATGGCTCCTGCCACTCTTCTTGAACACAAGCTTCCCGGATCCACTTACGGAAAACCGCTTCTTCGCACCCGAATGAGTCTTAACCTTAGGCACCTTAGTCCCTCCTCAAGATTCTTCGGACGAAACGTCCGTTGAACTGGAATCAACGTTCTTTGGGTCCCGGGGGCGGACGGACTTAGAACCTTCGAGATCCTTAGATGAAGCCTGGGCCAACGGGGCTATCATCATCCTCATGTAGGATCCCTCCATCCTGGGCTCCATCTCAACCTTGCCCAGGTCTGCCACGTCCTTTCGGACCCTGTCAAGCACCTCACGCCCCTTGTCCAGAAAGGCCATCTCCCTGCCCCTAAAGAAAACCGAGACCTTAACCCTATGTCCATCCTCAAGAAAGTCCCTTACGGCCCTAACTTTAAAGGAGTAGTCATGGACGTCGATCTTCGGCCTCATCTTTATCTCCTTGAGGGCCTGGCTCTTTTGCTTCTTACGGGCGTCCTTGTCCCTCTTCTGCTGCTGGAACCGATACTTGCCGTAGTCCATGATCTTGCAGACCGGCGGCTTCGCAAGGGGGGCCACCTCCACCAAATCCAGCTCCCTCTCCTCTGCCATCCGCAAGGCCTCCTGGAGAGGTACCACCCCCACTTTCACGTTCTGATCATCGATCAGAAGCACCTCTGCCGCACGTATCTCCAGATTGACGCGGGGTTCATCATCCTTGAAGCTTATAGCACTCCACCTCCCGTGATTTAAACTGCTCTTCTCACCCAACAAAAAAAGCTGGGCGCAGACGGCGCCCAGCCCAAAAGGAATCTCCACTCCGAAACAGGCAACCCGACGCCTTTGGCGGCAGGTGAGAGGGCGCACATCCTCTTCTTGAAGACAGGCCGAAGGGTCTTTACCCACGGCCTCGAGAGCATACCACACCCTCACCGCCATTGCAAGGGATCCTACGGGACATCACCTATCCCCTGCATTCCGCCTACTACCTTGGGCGAAATTCCCGATCTAAAACCGCCTTTAGGGACTCAAGGGACATGGCCCCAAGATCTCCATTGACCCTATGTCGCACCGCCACCGTGGAGGATTCCGCCTCCTTACCGCCTATGACCAACATGTAGGGCACTTTTGAGACCTGGGCATCCCTTATCTTCCTGCCCAGCTTCTCGTCCCTCCAATCCATCTCGGTCCTTATACCCCACCCCTTGAGGACCTGATCCACGTTAGAGGCATAGTCCCCCAGCTCCGGCTTTACCGGGAGAATCTTCACCTGCACCGGGGCGAGCCAGAAAGGGAAGGCCCCGGCATAATGCTCTATAAGGATGCCGAGGAACCTTTCGAGGCTTCCAAAAACCGTGCGGTGGATCATGACAGGCCTATGCTCCATGCCATCAGCCCCCACGTAGGAAACGTCGAACTTCTCCGGCATCTGGAAGTCCAGCTGTATGGTGCCGCACTGCCAGGTCCTGCCTATGGAATCCTCAAGGTGAAAATCTATCTTGGGCCCGTAAAAAGCGCCATCCCCGGGGTTGACCTTGTACTCCGTCCCCGTAGCCTCCAGGGTCTCCCGGAGCTTATCCTCCGCAAGGTTCCACATATCCAGGCTCCCCATGTAGTTGTCAGGCCGAGTGGAAAGCTCAACCTTGTAGGGGAAGCCAAAAACGTCTTTGTAGACGTACCTCATAAGGTCTATTACCCCTGCGATCTCCTCCCCAACTTGCTCAGGAGTGCAGTATATATGGGCATCATCCTGCGTAAAGCACCGAACCCGCATGAGCCCATGAAGCACACCGGATCTCTCGTGCCGGTGGACCACACCCAGCTCTGACATCCTAAGGGGAAGGTCCCGGTAACTCCTGGTGGAGCTCTTAAAGACCAGTATGCCCCCCGGACAATTCATGGGCTTCACCGCAAAAGGCCTTTCATCAATGCTGGTAAAGTACATGTTCTCCCTGTAGTGATCCCAGTGCCCGGACCTCTCCCACAGGCTCCTATCAAGGATCAGGGGAGTGCGAATCTCAAGATATCCCCTGCGCTTGTGCTCCCTCTTCCAGAAGTCAACCAGCTCATTCAGGATCACCATACCCTTGGGGTGGAAAAAGGGGAAACCCGGCCCCTCTGGTTGAATGCTAAAGATGTCGAGCTCCCGGCCCAGCTTGCGATGATCCCGCTGCCTGGCCTCTTCTAACCTTGCAAGATAAAGATCAAGAGCCTCCTTGCTATGAAATGCAGTGCCGTATATGCGGGTAAGCATTACATTTTTCTCGTCCCCCCGCCAGTAGGCCCCCGCAAGGGAAAGCAGCTTAAAGTTTCTGAGAACCCCTGTGGACCTGACATGTGGGCCCCGGCAAAGATCAACGAACTCCCCCTGCCTATAGATCGATACGGTATCGTCTTGAATCTCCCCTATTAGCTCCACCTTGAACCGCTCTCCCCTATTGGAGAACAGCTCCACAGCTTCCCCCCTGGGGAGAACAACTCGCTCAACCGGCAGGTCCTCCTGGGATATACGGCGCATCTCTTCCTCTATTCGAGGCAGGTCTTCGTCGGTTATGGGAGATGGGAACAGGATGTCGTAGTAGAACCCGTCCTTTATGGCGGGGCCCACCCCAAGCTTAGCGCCCGGGAAAAGGCGCAAAACCGCCTGGGCCATCAGATGCGACGCAGAATGCCTTATGACCTCCAACCCCTCAGGGGAATCAGCCGTTATTGGCTCCACCACCCCGCCGCTCACCGTAGCCTCAAGGTCCACCGAAACGCCGTCCACCTTAGCGGCCACCACTCCATCGAGGGAAAAACCGAGGGCTTGAAGGGCCTCAAGGGCCTTCATAGGGGCTCCCTCCACACGCTTTTCGCCGGACACATCTACAAAAAATGTCATTTCAATCCCCCCGTAAAAGGGCCTACGCCCTATCCTTGCATCCTTAACCTGCATTGTACCACGCGATCCGTCACCAACAATAAAACAACGGAAACTAAAATAAACATAATGCATAAAAGTCGCAACTTTTGGTCTTGCGCTGAACATTGGTATGTATTATCCTGTATTCCGTAACCCCCATGGCGTCACCAAGGCGCCCATTTTTCTCTTTACCGAGAAGAAGGGAGGTGCTAGGGCGAGTTCCCCTAAGACCCTTACTTTCAACCACACCAGAGAAAAAGGAGGTTAAGGAGCATGGCGGAACAGATCAAGGGACAGAACGAACAATGGTCTAGCAGGTGGGGACTGGTCTTCGCTGCCATAGGAATGGCGGTGGGCACGGGGAACATATGGAGGTTCCCCCGAGTGGCCGCCACAAACGGCGGAGGGGCTTTCTACATAGCCTACTTCTTGGCTTTGTTCCTCTGGGCAATACCCCTCCTGTGCGCAGAGGCAGTTTGGGGGAAGGCCTCCAGGATGGGAGTTATAGGGTCTTGGAAGGAGATGCTTGGACGCAAATGGACCTGGGTGGGAGGCTTCATCGCCTGGGTGTGTCTAGCCATAACCTTTTATTACGCGGTAGTCATAGGCTGGTGCATTAGATACTTCATATACGCTGTGTCAGGGGTCATAAAACCCGGTTTGGACACGGAAGCCCTCTGGAAGAACTTCATCAACGACCCCATGGCGGGGCTCATATTCTTCGCCATAGCAGTGGCCATGTCCCTTTTCATCTGCCTTGCGGGGGTCCAGAACGGCCTTGAGAGGGCCAACAAGATAATGATACCCTCTATCTTCGTCCTCCTGATATTCCTAGCTGTAAGGGCGAACTTCCTCCCGAACTCCTGGAAGGGGCTTGAGTACCTCTTCACCATAAGGATGGAGGACGTGCTGAAAGCCAAGACATACCTGGAGGCTTTCACCCAGGTGGCTTGGTCCACCGGTGCGGGATGGGGGCTTTTCTTGACCTACTACGTCTACGCGGGCAAGAAAGAGGACATCCTTCTTAATTCCATAACCACCGGCTTTGCGGACACCACCGCAGCCTCGCTGGCCGCCCTGTGCGTCATACCAACCATCTTTGCCTTCTCTCCGGATCCCATGGCGGCGGTAAAATCCGGCAACAATGGAATAGCCTTCATCCACCTGACCAAGCTCTTCGCTGAGATACCCGGTGGGGTCATAATGGCCATAGCGTTCTTCCTAGCACTCATCATGGCAGCGCTGAGCTCCGAGATATCCATGATGGAGTTGGGTTGTCGTATACTGGCAGATGCAGGATGGGACAGGAAAAAGGCCGCGTGGACCGTGGGCATCGCATGTCTAATCTGCGGAGCTCCCTCTGCCATGAACAACAACTTCTTTGAGAACCAGGACTGGGTATGGGGAGTCGGGCTGCTCATATCTGGGCTTCTCTTCTCCATAGGAGCCATGAAGGTAGGGGTCAAGAAGCTCTGGGTGGAGTGGATCGAGCCCTGTTCGGACGTTAAGGTGGAGTGGATGTGGAACTTGGTTAAGCTCTTCCCCCTGTGGTTCGTGATAATCTTCGGTTGGTGGCTCAAGCAGTCCATAAGCTGGTACCCCGGCGAGTGGTACAAGTTCCTGCCGATATCAAAGTACACCTATACCCCTGGCACCATGTTCGTCCAGTGGGCTATCGCAGCGGCGGTATTCTTCGTTCTCAATAACTGGCTGGCAGACACCATGAAGTATAAGCTCCAGGCCAAGGACTAGGGGGGATTTGAAAATGTGGAAGCTCACCATGGTTGTTATACTAGGCCTTGTCTTTGGAGGGTTCGTATGGTGTCTTTGGTCTGCCATGAAGGCAGAGGAGAGGAAGAAGGGAGCATAGATCACAGGAGCTCCATTCCCTGAACCACGAAGGGCGCCGGGGTATTCCCTCGGCGCCCTTCGCTTTCCGCTACCTCAGCCCTCGCAAGTTACCCTGACATAAGCGAGCGGCTACTTAACCCCGGTGCTCCCAAAACCACCGGAGCTGCGATCCGTGTCAGAAAGATCATCCACCTCTAGGAAGACGGGCCTAAAAACCGGGACACAGCACCATCTGAGCTATCCTGTCTCCCCTTTTAACCTCGAACGGCTCAGACCCTGCGTTATAAAGGATCACCCTTATCTCTCCTCGGTAGTCCGCATCCACCGTTCCAGGGGAGTTGAGGACCATGACATGGTTCTTGAGCGCCAAGCCGCTCCTGCTGCGAACCTGGAACTCATATCCCGGGGGTATCTCCACAAAAAGCCCAGTACCAAAGGACCGAACTTCCCCGGGCATCAACACCCCCTCTTCAACGGAACGCAGATCCACCCCGGACGAATGGGGAGTACCCTGGGACGGGAGGGGCAGATCCTCCGCACCGTTGCCCCTCCTTATCCTCACCTCAACGGAAGGCATGTTCATGATGATCATCACCTATGGTGCTTGTCTCTCCGATCACCGGAGGGGGCACGCCTATCCCCTTCACGGCGCCCCCCTTGAGCGGGCCTCTGGGCATTACCATCGGACTTCAAGGCACCGTACCGGATCTCCCTGGCCCGTTCGACCTCCACCTGGGCAGAGAGAGCGGGATCCTTGGCAAGCTGGTCGTAGCGCTCTATCAGACGACGTCTGGACAGGTTGATCCTGTTCATGTCGTCTATCTCCCGCACCACCACCAACACCTCATCTCCTATGGAGAATGCGTCCTCTATCTTCGGTATGTGGTGTGTGCTTATCTCGCTCACGTGCAGCAAACCCTCTTTGCCCGGGAGAACCTCTATGAAGTAACCAAAACCCAGCATCCTAGTGACCTTGCCCACAAAGATCTCCCCCGCCTGAACCTCCCTGGTGAGGTCCGAGATCAGCTTTATGGCATGGCTGGCGGCCTCTTCAGTCTGGGCGGCCACACAAACCCTTCCGTCGTCCTGAACGTCAACCTTCGCTCCCGTCTGGGCTATTATGGACCTTATGGTCTTACCGCCAGGACCTATGACGTCTCTTATCTTGTCAGGATCTATGCTGATCGTCATTATCCTAGGAGCATTGGGGGAAATCTGGTCCCTGGGACTCTTTATAGCGGAGTCCATTATGTCCAATATCCGCATCCTCCCATCCCTAGCTTGCCCCAATGCCCGCTGCAGGATCTCCCTGGTTATCCCCCCCGCCTTATTGTCCATCTGCAGGGCGGTAACCCCATCCTTGGTCCCCGCCACCTTAAAGTCCATATCTCCATAGTGATCCTCGAGGCCCTGGATGTCCGTGAGTATGCAGACCCTGGAACCGT encodes the following:
- a CDS encoding sodium-dependent transporter; protein product: MAEQIKGQNEQWSSRWGLVFAAIGMAVGTGNIWRFPRVAATNGGGAFYIAYFLALFLWAIPLLCAEAVWGKASRMGVIGSWKEMLGRKWTWVGGFIAWVCLAITFYYAVVIGWCIRYFIYAVSGVIKPGLDTEALWKNFINDPMAGLIFFAIAVAMSLFICLAGVQNGLERANKIMIPSIFVLLIFLAVRANFLPNSWKGLEYLFTIRMEDVLKAKTYLEAFTQVAWSTGAGWGLFLTYYVYAGKKEDILLNSITTGFADTTAASLAALCVIPTIFAFSPDPMAAVKSGNNGIAFIHLTKLFAEIPGGVIMAIAFFLALIMAALSSEISMMELGCRILADAGWDRKKAAWTVGIACLICGAPSAMNNNFFENQDWVWGVGLLISGLLFSIGAMKVGVKKLWVEWIEPCSDVKVEWMWNLVKLFPLWFVIIFGWWLKQSISWYPGEWYKFLPISKYTYTPGTMFVQWAIAAAVFFVLNNWLADTMKYKLQAKD
- the infC gene encoding translation initiation factor IF-3; this encodes MAVRVWYALEAVGKDPSACLQEEDVRPLTCRQRRRVACFGVEIPFGLGAVCAQLFLLGEKSSLNHGRWSAISFKDDEPRVNLEIRAAEVLLIDDQNVKVGVVPLQEALRMAEERELDLVEVAPLAKPPVCKIMDYGKYRFQQQKRDKDARKKQKSQALKEIKMRPKIDVHDYSFKVRAVRDFLEDGHRVKVSVFFRGREMAFLDKGREVLDRVRKDVADLGKVEMEPRMEGSYMRMMIAPLAQASSKDLEGSKSVRPRDPKNVDSSSTDVSSEES
- the thrS gene encoding threonine--tRNA ligase, with translation MKALEALQALGFSLDGVVAAKVDGVSVDLEATVSGGVVEPITADSPEGLEVIRHSASHLMAQAVLRLFPGAKLGVGPAIKDGFYYDILFPSPITDEDLPRIEEEMRRISQEDLPVERVVLPRGEAVELFSNRGERFKVELIGEIQDDTVSIYRQGEFVDLCRGPHVRSTGVLRNFKLLSLAGAYWRGDEKNVMLTRIYGTAFHSKEALDLYLARLEEARQRDHRKLGRELDIFSIQPEGPGFPFFHPKGMVILNELVDFWKREHKRRGYLEIRTPLILDRSLWERSGHWDHYRENMYFTSIDERPFAVKPMNCPGGILVFKSSTRSYRDLPLRMSELGVVHRHERSGVLHGLMRVRCFTQDDAHIYCTPEQVGEEIAGVIDLMRYVYKDVFGFPYKVELSTRPDNYMGSLDMWNLAEDKLRETLEATGTEYKVNPGDGAFYGPKIDFHLEDSIGRTWQCGTIQLDFQMPEKFDVSYVGADGMEHRPVMIHRTVFGSLERFLGILIEHYAGAFPFWLAPVQVKILPVKPELGDYASNVDQVLKGWGIRTEMDWRDEKLGRKIRDAQVSKVPYMLVIGGKEAESSTVAVRHRVNGDLGAMSLESLKAVLDREFRPR
- the dut gene encoding dUTP diphosphatase — its product is MRIRRGNGAEDLPLPSQGTPHSSGVDLRSVEEGVLMPGEVRSFGTGLFVEIPPGYEFQVRSRSGLALKNHVMVLNSPGTVDADYRGEIRVILYNAGSEPFEVKRGDRIAQMVLCPGF